AGGCAGAAGGGTCACCAGGACCGTTAGATAAAAAAATCCCATCAGGTTTGAGAGCTAATACTTCATCGGCTGACGTTTCAGCAGGGACAACAGTTAGATAGCAACCGCGATCGACTAACATAGTTAAAATTTGATGCTTTATACCAAAATCATAGGCAACGACGTGATAGGGTAATTGCATTTTTGTTTTTGCTGGTGGGTAAGGATTGGTTAAAGACCATGAACCTTGCTGCCAATGATAAATTTGTTTAGTACTAACTTGTTTGGCTAAATCTGCACCTTTAATACCGGGAAAATTTTGAGCATTAAACAAAGCAACATCAGCTTGTTCAACAAGAGCTTCTTTGGAGACCGCCGTTATGATACAACCATGTAAACTTCCCTTTTCACGTAGGATACGAGTTAATTTTCGGGTATCAATATCGGCTATACCAATGATATTATGCTTCTTAAGGTAATCGGATAGATTGCCCGTACTTCTGAAATTGCTAGCTAATAAAGATAAATCACGGATAATCAATCCTTTGGCATAAATTTGTTTAGACTCTTCATCAGATGCGTTAGTGCCGACATTACCTATGTGCGGATAGGTTAAGGTAACGATTTGCTCGCAATATGATGGATCAGTTAGAATTTCTTGGTATCCTGTCATAGAGGTGTTAAACACGACTTCACCGACGGTGTTTCCTTCAGCTCCAATCGATTTACCATAAAATTGAGTACCATCTTGTAATATTAATAGGGCATGGTTATGCATTACTTGCAACTCTCTTAATGAATAATAAATCATTATTTATGAATTTGTATGCAATTTATTTTAGCTTTTAAATTGAGAATAGCAATATGTTTATTAGAAAATAAATCAATATTTATAATTTAATTTATAAATGTTAGCGAATAGATAAATCTAAATTTTGAGACAATAGAATAATAGTAGCTATATTA
Above is a genomic segment from Frischella perrara containing:
- the carA gene encoding glutamine-hydrolyzing carbamoyl-phosphate synthase small subunit, with amino-acid sequence MHNHALLILQDGTQFYGKSIGAEGNTVGEVVFNTSMTGYQEILTDPSYCEQIVTLTYPHIGNVGTNASDEESKQIYAKGLIIRDLSLLASNFRSTGNLSDYLKKHNIIGIADIDTRKLTRILREKGSLHGCIITAVSKEALVEQADVALFNAQNFPGIKGADLAKQVSTKQIYHWQQGSWSLTNPYPPAKTKMQLPYHVVAYDFGIKHQILTMLVDRGCYLTVVPAETSADEVLALKPDGIFLSNGPGDPSACTYAIEAIKQLLETNIPIFGICLGHQLLALACNANTVKMKFGHHGGNHPVKDIEKNLVMITAQNHGFAVDEKSLPSNLRVTHKSLFDQSLQGIHHNDKPAFSFQGHPEASPGPHDAAILFDHFIELISNYKQRL